Within the Streptomyces sp. R41 genome, the region GCACCCTCGCCGAGGACGCCCGCCACCGCCTCGGGGCGTATCGCCACGGTGTGCCGGGAGGTCACCGCGACTCCGCCCCGTACGGCGGACACGTGCCACTCGCCGGTGTGGGCCGTCATCAGCGGCGGCACCACGACCTGCTTGTAGACGATGCGCTCATCGGCGAAGCAGACACGCACCGACTTGGTCGTGTGCATGGCGCCGTCGGCGGTGATGGTGTCCATCTCCATGATCTGTACGCCCGGTTCGTCCTCCGTGAGGTCCATGCGGGAGACGTGCGGCAGCCGGTCGGGCCACTCCCCGGCCCGGTAGAGGAAGTCGTACACCTCCGTCGCCTCGCCGTCGACGACGATGGTGTCCTCGAAGGTCAGCCGCAGTTCTGCCCGGTCCGTCGACTGCTCCGCGAGCGCCTTGAGGTTCGCGAGCTCGGAGCGGCTGTTGCGGTCGGTGACGTCGGCGATCCACGTAAGGGCGTCGGGGGCGTCGTCGATCGCGCGGTAGGTGTGCTCGAGCACCACCTCCGTTCCCCCGTCCGGAAGCGGCTGGAGGATCCATGCTCCGGACATCGCCGCGACGGGCGGCTGGGAGACCTCTTGCCGGAAGGTGATGCGAAGGCCCTCGGGGTCCAGTTCCCGCCGGGAGGTCCAGGTCTTGACCGTGTCCCCGGCGACGGCCCAGATCCGGATGCGCTCGGCCTCCGCGTCCCGTTCGAGCTGCTCCACATGGACGGTGGGAGGGAAGTTCACGGGCCACAGGGTGGTGTCGGCGAGGAGTCCGTACACGGTCTCGGGCGTTGCGGACACGGTGACTGCATGTCGCACGTCGGTCATGGTTCGTACGTCCTTCGTGTCGGGCGTAGCGGGAGGAGCGGGTCGGAGATGGTGGCGGAGTTCAGTAATTGCCCAGTCCGCCGCAGACGTTGAGGGCCTGTGCGGTGATGGAGGCCGCGAGATCCGAGAGCAGATAGCCGACCAGACCGGCCACCTCCCGCGGGGTGGAGTAACGGCCGAGCGGGATCTTGGTCTCGAACCGCTCCAGTACCGCCTGCTCGTCCGTGTCCCAGATCCGCGCGTAGTTGGTGCGCACCTGCTGCGCCATGGGCGTTTCGACATAGCCCGGGCAGACGGCGTTCACGGTGATGCCGGTCTTCGCCAGTTCCAGGCCCAGCGCCTTGGTGAACCCGACCACTCCGTGCTTGGACGCGGAGTAGGGCGCTCCGAGGACGACGCCCTGCTTGCCGCCCGTCGAGGCGATGTTGACGATGCGGCCGCGCTGCTTCTCGCGCATGCCGCCCGTGGTGAGCACCTCCCGCGTCATCAGGAAGACGCTGTTGAGGTTGGTGTCGATGACGTCGTACCAGGTCTCGTCCGCGAGGTCGGCGGTGACTCCGCCGCCGCTGCGGCCCGCGTTGTT harbors:
- a CDS encoding aromatase/cyclase produces the protein MTDVRHAVTVSATPETVYGLLADTTLWPVNFPPTVHVEQLERDAEAERIRIWAVAGDTVKTWTSRRELDPEGLRITFRQEVSQPPVAAMSGAWILQPLPDGGTEVVLEHTYRAIDDAPDALTWIADVTDRNSRSELANLKALAEQSTDRAELRLTFEDTIVVDGEATEVYDFLYRAGEWPDRLPHVSRMDLTEDEPGVQIMEMDTITADGAMHTTKSVRVCFADERIVYKQVVVPPLMTAHTGEWHVSAVRGGVAVTSRHTVAIRPEAVAGVLGEGATVADAREFARTALSGNSRITLEHAKAFAENNTIGSQV
- a CDS encoding SDR family NAD(P)-dependent oxidoreductase, which translates into the protein MANDSAGVVVVTGGTSGIGLAVTESLAENGAKVFLCARHEEDLTVTVKDLRERGLDVDGVRCDVRSRDEVRAFVEAAVQRYGTIDALVNNAGRSGGGVTADLADETWYDVIDTNLNSVFLMTREVLTTGGMREKQRGRIVNIASTGGKQGVVLGAPYSASKHGVVGFTKALGLELAKTGITVNAVCPGYVETPMAQQVRTNYARIWDTDEQAVLERFETKIPLGRYSTPREVAGLVGYLLSDLAASITAQALNVCGGLGNY